Sequence from the Triplophysa rosa linkage group LG22, Trosa_1v2, whole genome shotgun sequence genome:
TGCATGTACGTACTTCAAAATATTCTATTGTGTTTCATTAAAAAGCGGTTTTCATTTCTGgagttttttctctttcattcaGCTCTTAAAATAACTTAAATCTGTTGCTTTATCATGCCAAGATAATGCTGATATAATGTTATAGATGTGATTCCTAGTAGGCAGACGGTGTTGTCTACCCTCAGCCGTGAGCTCGTGTCTGTGGGGTGTTTCATGAATGGCATAATAAGCTATGTCTGAATGAGTCTCACAGTATCTGTGGCGTAGAGAGAGTCTTGAGGGATCTCTCTTTGAGCGCAGCTGTCTGTGGACTTGCCAAGACCTAATAAAGAACAGGATATCAATGCATGTCTCTCACTTAAACCATGTCACCCTTGTCTGAATGCTAATTATGAGCAACACCTTTGTTTCAGAAACCAACCACTTCCAgtttttggaaacgctgtttttttATCTATCCGTAAATAGGCTAGCAAGCTTCTTGCTAAATTGAAAACAGTGGTCGTAAGTTTGAAGGTTAGCTTTTAGTGTTTAATGTCATACTTGCATGATGTTCACTCTTCAGTGCATATTAAAGATGCAGTCCATATCTTTTGTTTGATTAAAGTTAAAATAAGTTAGAAATAAAACTCAGTTATTgtgcaagtacataaaaaatctgtgttcAAAACTGTCTCCTTCCTCCATTTGTATTGTTTAGTtaataataaagatttattattttagcagTCAGGTACGATTTCACAGgaaatgttattttgacatcatttgaattCAACTGACGTAAAGAGTGTTCAATAACCTGTTTTACCAGAGATGGCAATAGAGAGGCATAAGTTGCAGTTTTAATTacaatttactgtaaatgtactCTGTACTGTaatatgtatttacattttgtattatCAATGAAAAACACCACAGTTGATAGTGAAAACACACCAGcctgatctcatgggaatttgtaactattttacaaagtgGCGGATGGGGTACATGCACACGGAGCGATGACGTACTTGCGTCAAAAACTCACTCAGTTaagactagggatgtaacgattcaccgtgaaccggttgaaaatcgattgtAATATATGACGCTTGAGATGAGAAAAGCAGATCATTCTAAAACGCATTAAATGAGATTGTACGAATTTACACTAATTatccacctcgtaaaatagctacgatttgccgtgagattgtgttggacaCACTGTATGGTTTGAAGGTTGAAACAAATGGTAACAAACAAAAACGTTAATTTATTTGGGGCACAAATGCACTGGCGTGCTGACAGTTTGAATTGTAAACACAATGATGTTCATAAACTCCCTCTCTCACCAGATctgatccagtgcaccaatgAGATGAATGTTAACATCCCTCAGCTAGCCGACACGCTGTTTGAGCGCACCACCAACACCAGCTGGGTGGTCTTGTTCAAAACCCTCATCACCACACACCACATTATGGTCTATGGCAACGAGGTCAGCAACGTCAAACACACGGATCACTTTTGTCCTGGCTTTATAGCCGGACTTAACATGTGCAGGTTTCATCTTTAAGACTCCAGCTTAAACAGTTaaccttgcacatctgccacgtGTTTTTGACAAATGTGTCTTCACACAGTGATTAACTtgcaaataaataattgaatgccaaactctgtttttttctgttgacaGAGATTTGTACAATATCTGGCCTCCAGGAACACATTATTCAACCTCAGTAATTTTTTGGACAAAAGTGGGTTACAAGGTAAGTTCTTTCACCCTGACGCTTCATTAGTCATTCTGTTTTTCCAAACACGTCCCACGTGCgtcattcatttttatgagTGTCCAAACGTAAGACAGATGTAGACGTGATGAATATCTGAGGAGCTGACAGAATGTACCGAGCACATCATTTTGATGATAGTAATGGTTAGACGTGCATACGGGAGTGAGTGGCTTCCACTTTTCAAAACCCACCCCGTCTATGAATTCCCCAAGGGACATGTTCGGCAACATGGCCGATTTACAGCTTAAATAAAGCACTAGTGAGTTTATTTACCCAAGGCTTTTCCCATGTTAACAAGCTGCCTGGCAGCCAGCGCTTCCAGGATGTAGCAGAGGAATCAGTACATCAGCCTCTGTAGATGGAGTGTCTTTTAAGAACCCGTTTTCCTGGCTAGGCTAATCCCAATTTCATCTAGATGTTGCACTTTTCAGAGACGTATCAGTAGTTATTACAGTTCATAAATAATGCAGTAAAGCAAAGAACTCTGTATACCTTGAATATGATCAAAGACTGAAATGAGAACATGACATCACGACATGACTACATTCAAGAACTTAGAGGTCGCTATGACATCAAAAGACAAATggtgaaatgacaaaattctgtTTTCTTACAGGATATGACATGTCCACCTTCATCCGGAGGTACAGCCGCTACTTAAACGAAAAGGCCGTCTCGTACCGACAAGTGGCATTTGACTTCACGAAAGTAAAACGAGGGTATGACAGTttagttcttaaagggatagttcacccaaaactgaaaattatcatcatttactcactctcttctTATTCTAATCCCCCTGACTATTGTGCAAATATTGTATTGGTCCAGATTGCTTTAATAAAAGGGTCTTTCAGCTATTCTCTTTTTTAGAAACTTGGTCGCGTTAATCcatatttactttcattgtaaCCAAAAGAGCTGTGCAAACTTTGCTATGCTTCATGGGAAATAAGAAAGTCATAGGGGTCGACACAATGGTGAGAAAACTGTTAAAAACAATTTTGGGttgactgttcctttaaatcggTCTTTCAATCCCTTTATGTCAGACAGCCATATTGggcaattacaaaaacaaattgtGTAGTTACGTCTTTTTTGTCGTCAAAGGGCGGTTGGAGTCATGAGAactatgaacacagagaagctCCTTAAGACGATTCCAATCATCCAAAACCAGATGGACGCCCTTCTCGACTTCAACGTGAGTTTAagataacaaaaaacaatatttagcagttttacatccaaacTAATGGCTTGATCTTTATGAAACACTCTACCTAAGTTTTTTGTCATTGGTTATTCATTCCTAAATCATTCAGGtccatgttaagttttgttcaTTTCGTTTCCACAGGTAAATGCCAATGAGCTCACAAACGGGGTCATTAACGCAGCGTTCATGCTTCTGTTTAAAGACGCCATCCGCCTGTTTGCAGCCTACAATGAAGGGATCATCAACCTGCTCGGTGAGCTGTTATCTTACAAAAGCTTTCCAAACTCGCTTATTGGCTTATTTGTGTTGTTGGTTCCTGTTAAAGAAACCTTTGAACCCAACTAATGATACAACATTGATGATATCAACACACTCATCGACAGCTGAATTGGACTATGAACCGACTTGTCACTTTGTTTTACAGTGGCTTGTTTACCACCTGGGGCCATTTAAACAAATCTCCCCCTTTGGTTATACGCAAATGCATATTTATTAGAAATAAGTAATGGTAATGTCAGTGTTTGGGGCAGTTATTTAAACCAAACCTATTTTCACTTTAAGTGCTTATTAGCTAGAAAGCCAGATGAAACTTATCTAGAAAATCGTATCAGGTGATGTGTCAATTCTCTGGAAAAGCGAGCTTCATTCACTAATAATAGATTGAATTGGTGTAACAGTACAGATATTATCTCATTGTTTTTCAGCCATGGTGAAATTTGCTATTGAATGTATTGCTTAGTCCTCCAttggagtgtgtttgtgttggacGGCTCTAAGCATGAGACTAAGATGTAGTTATTGGCTTGAGTTTCTGAGTTTCTGTGGGAGAGTAACATGTCAGCGAGAGCCGTTTCGGGTCATGTTGTGACGACAAATGCAGAGCATAACTCAGCCGTGCGAAATCGCAGAGCAACGAAAACCAAAATGTAGTTGGAAGAAAATTCTTCCTAAAATCTGACTTCATTTACAGAGAAGTACTTTGACATGAAGAAAGTCCAGTGTAAAGAGGGTCTGGACATCTATAAGAAATTCCTCACTCGCATGACAAGAATCTCAGAGTTTCTCAAAGTGGCAGAGGTGAGAGTCACGTAACCTGCACAGCTCATAATAAAGCAATATCCCATGAGTAAGAGTGCTGTTGTGTAGTAATGTACAACAGCACTTTTTAGAATATAAAGTCGATCTGATATACGCTAAACACACTAAAGGAATAGTttgccttcaaaatgaaaattctgtcattatttactcaccctgttgccTTTTTAaatctgtgtgattttctttcttctgcaaaacacaaagatattttgaaaaatgttggtaacctaaAACCGTTGGTCtctattgacttctattgtatcgACGCTTAACTAATGCAAGTcaacggttttctgtttttcattttttcaaaatatcttcttttgtgttctgcagaagaaagaaagtcatacaggtttgaaatgacaagaacgcgtgtaaataatgacagaattttcattttgaaggtgaattgttcctttaacCGAAATCTTTCCATTTCTGCTCTTTACAGCAAGTGGGAATCGATCGGGGGGATATACCTGACTTATCACAGGTGAGGACTTGAATGTATtggctttgatttttttttaagcttttaTCCCTTCAGCAATGACTGTTTTTGCTGTCTTACTTTTCCGTCGTATCGTATTGCCCTTTCCTGCGAGACACTGCTTGTGCTTTACAGACAAACCTAGCGAGGCTTTGTTCAAACAAGCGGGTTTTAGAACTCTCGAACGTCCGGTTAGCTGGAAATAGTTGAGTTCTTGATCCGTAATACATGAGAGAGTTCTGGAACTGCAGCTAATCTGCTCGTTCATTGCGGCTGCATCCCGCAGGGCTGTGGTGATCTGCGCATGCGGACATCTCTGCATGTCATTGATGAGGGGAATCGCTCTAACTATTCTAATGCTTTATTCATACAGCACATAAAGGTGTGACACTAGATGGATTACAGGCCTGAAACTTTAGAAAGTGATTTAAGTAGTCACACATGTAAGGCAGCCTGAATTGGTTTTGATttactcttaaaaaaaatggctttttacggttttcttaaagtgacagttcacccaaatatgaaaattctttcatcatttgttcaTCCTAATGTCTTTGCAAACATGTATGagttgtttcttctgcagaactcaaaagaatatattttaaagaatgtggtaaccaaacaacattggtccccattgacttccattgaatggacacaaaaccacagagacatttcgcaaaatatattcttttgtgttccaaagatgAGTGTCATGATATACAGTTTAggtacaaatgtttttttactctaTTTACAGTCGTTTCAATTTGGGGGTTGTTTATTCTGCTTTACCTCTTCACATCTTATATTTCTCAAATATCCTATAAATATTAAACACCCACCTTTATATTCTGTATCTTTCCTTATCTTTCCACTTTCAGTTTACAGTTTGTGTAAGTACCTGCATCTCGCTCTCCTCTCTCTGTGTACTCAGAGCTCGGTCTCCTCGTGGTTACTTTCAAGTACCTTTGCATGTTCTCGTGTTTGTGTACGAgtatgtgtgtacagtatgtgtgccgtatatgtgtgtttgttctgtGGTCAGTGAGTGTACTGGCCTGTAAGATAATGTTATTTTTCCATTCCTCCAGGCCCCCAGTAGCCTTCTCGATGCCCTGGAGCAGCACTTGGCTTCATTAGAGGGGAAAAAGGTTAAAGACTCCACGGCCGCCAGCAGGTACACTGACTTCCAAACGTCTTGTTTTTAACTTTCTAGCGTGTGAGGGGTTCATTAGGTCATCATTTTGCATTCTTTGTTTGTGACTTTTATTCAGTGTTTGTGGGAAAAGCTTCAGGACGTTGAAAGTTATCAGTGCAGATTTTGAAGttactgtgtgttgtttatttgtatataaaaactagggctgtgtattggcaagtgcctccagatacgatacatatcacgatacaaaatattgctatgtattttgatacgatacacatttgcgatatattgcaatactttaaatagaaaatgtaaaaagtagagctagaaatacaacatgctgtgcaccaccgggggtattctgtaaggataagtgtaaaaacatcccttacctctgcagagtggccatgatgtgcgatgcatggacctttagatcagaggtttgggttctcaaactgtggaatGCACCCCTCAAGtaggtagcacaggggaataaggtggctcacgcacaataaatgtcattgttacttttcttaataaactttttgtctaatgcactgcagtagccaagtgacttgtgtctagggctgtcacgattatgaaatttgattgacaattaattgtctaataaatcattgcgattatggcgattaattgtctgttttagggctttgacgattatgacgattaattgtctgtttttgacatttaattctcatgcatttttgattcagcgattgaaacgaccatattgttctgaatacaagactatgttttttccttggaaatacattggaaaaaattgggtcatcatatatttaaggtttaggcttttacctgtcaataatacaaccgccaaatacttgtaaatgaagtaaattgatcaggagtgaattgaagccaccattaaaatactatcagtcatagaaaagcttctagtctgtttttttctcacttgcaagactacaataaaatttaacttgtgtgttaatgaaattttggtagactggttttcacactgagatttgcttaaataatattaaattgtactgcaggtaatttgtatatgttttagttttttttttaagtgattgtgttgtggtggtacattttacaagtatcaCCATGCTTtaattacaatatatacactaaaatatgcaatatgcagatgcactacagctccccctagtgtcttctatagagatgtgcaataatcgcgacgatctgaaaccatcgcgatgaggtcaaacaatcgcgatgagacgattatttaataatcgtgacagccctacttgtgtcatgacttgcgaagcctacaaacagcattattttatataacttataacttattactccattacttattttgaaaaccaaagcacacccacacatcagctctgagagctccaagcgttcttatactTTTctccatgctcgcttccacttacttttggcctaatgtatatgacatgattttaaaaaaatcgatagtagaggtgtcactatcgaaaaaaaatattgcgatagttacatgtatcaatatttttgcacagccctaataaaaacattgtatgtTTAACATGATTAGCTGCtattgaaaaacaacaaaaatgaattttttatatatattttttatttcattttatttattttattaaattgttataagtagctgtatatttgtttattttccaaTAATGACTGGCTGACTTTACAATATGTCTTACTTTATTTGCTACTGTTGTTTTATGTAATGTACTATACAGGAATTTGATGACTTGCAATTTGGTCAAGGgcttaaaaaaatacaagcTTTGCTAACATAGACTTTTTTGTGGAAGTCCTGGGTCAAAGTGAGTTCCTGTAGAGGAAGCAGTTAAAATGTGTTGTGTGAACAAGCTATCAGTGATGTCTACATGTATGCCACCCAAGCATTTTCACAGTGGCATGTTTATTATATCACTTCCTCTTATAATCTCGCTTCCAAACAGAGCTAGTACTCTGTCCAACGCTGTGTCCTCCCTGGCCAACACGGGTATCTCTTTCACCAAAGTTGATGAGAGGGAGAAGCAGGCTGCGCTGGAGGAAGAACAGTCACGATTAAAAGCACTTAAGGTACGTTTCCCTACAACAGGTTTGAACTTTTAACGATTCAAAGATTTAACTTCTTCCATTATCAAGGAGCAGCGTCTGAAGGAACTTACTAAGAAGCCCTCCACGTCCTCCACGACTGCTGCATCCCCCGTTTCCACGGCGACAGGCACCATCAGCACCGCCCCAGCCATTGACCTGTTCTCCACACCCAGTAGCTTCACTAACAAGTAAGAGACTTGCACGTGCACAGTAGAATTCCTCTCATGCTGCTGTGatgtcatatatcattaaatcaaATGTGCTTTTAATTATAATGACATTCAAAAAGCAGCTGGCACATATCATGAGTTATAACACAAGTGGCATTTGTTAGCACGGTTATTATTGCTGGTACTTGGGGGTTTGTTAAAATCTCAAATCCTAAGTATTAAACATTCTGTGGCCGGGTAAGTTCACTGAAAAGGTTTGTtcagttaaaaatgaaaacttgctgttcatttactcaccctgaagtccaaaaaacatatttgttagTTCTGAGATTGTGATTTAGAGAAATCTTCTTTTACTTTATAATTTACTTTGCGATTTCTCACATCTAGATGATGTACCTGGACAGCCTCAGCTTTCTCAGATTTAGCCTTAAAAGCCGTTTTTAGAATCAATCTGTGTTTGCTTATTTTCCCTTTTGAGTGTCTGAATTCCTGCCCAAACGGAATTTGGATATGAAGAAGTTATTGACTGCATGCAAACTCTTAAGCTCCACTCTTAGCACTTCAAATGAACTTGCCAAGTTTGTCTTTGCTGTGCGACTGAAATTCTTGGCCTTTAGAGTGCTGTTTTATGGAAGACATTCACATTCACAGACATTcaatttctgtgtgtgtgtgtgtgtgtgtgtgtgtgtgtgtgt
This genomic interval carries:
- the picalma gene encoding phosphatidylinositol binding clathrin assembly protein a isoform X8, translated to MSGQSITDRIAAAQHSVTGSAVSKTVCKATTHEVMGPKKKHLDYLIQCTNEMNVNIPQLADTLFERTTNTSWVVLFKTLITTHHIMVYGNERFVQYLASRNTLFNLSNFLDKSGLQGYDMSTFIRRYSRYLNEKAVSYRQVAFDFTKVKRGAVGVMRTMNTEKLLKTIPIIQNQMDALLDFNVNANELTNGVINAAFMLLFKDAIRLFAAYNEGIINLLEKYFDMKKVQCKEGLDIYKKFLTRMTRISEFLKVAEQVGIDRGDIPDLSQAPSSLLDALEQHLASLEGKKVKDSTAASRASTLSNAVSSLANTGISFTKVDEREKQAALEEEQSRLKALKEQRLKELTKKPSTSSTTAASPVSTATGTISTAPAIDLFSTPSSFTNNIPKVPNDLLDLQPAFQPTLPLSSGLPLTNSWGDSFCSLAAAYPNTPLFQSEPSAVAGLFGGFSAPPAAQPPSSTGLSVDFDSVFGNKSATGNADSAGGILKPTVASPNQGLTSSAQQQGKLVSDDLDSSLANLVGNLGIGNGTMKNDIHWSQPGEKKLTGGTNWQPKTAPSTTWNPATMAPSVMAFPATTPTGIMGYGMSPQMGSMAMMTQPTMMYTQPVMRPANPFGPVSGAQLSTASSPSSSSPLRAAGQDPFAQHSLKDFL
- the picalma gene encoding phosphatidylinositol binding clathrin assembly protein a isoform X5; this encodes MSGQSITDRIAAAQHSVTGSAVSKTVCKATTHEVMGPKKKHLDYLIQCTNEMNVNIPQLADTLFERTTNTSWVVLFKTLITTHHIMVYGNERFVQYLASRNTLFNLSNFLDKSGLQGYDMSTFIRRYSRYLNEKAVSYRQVAFDFTKVKRGAVGVMRTMNTEKLLKTIPIIQNQMDALLDFNVNANELTNGVINAAFMLLFKDAIRLFAAYNEGIINLLEKYFDMKKVQCKEGLDIYKKFLTRMTRISEFLKVAEQVGIDRGDIPDLSQAPSSLLDALEQHLASLEGKKVKDSTAASRASTLSNAVSSLANTGISFTKVDEREKQAALEEEQSRLKALKEQRLKELTKKPSTSSTTAASPVSTATGTISTAPAIDLFSTPSSFTNNIPKVPNDLLDLQPAFQPTLPLSSGLPLTNSWGGFSAPPAAQPPSSTGLSVDFDSVFGNKSATGNADSAGGILKPTVASPNQGLTSSAQQQGKLVSDDLDSSLANLVGNLGIGNGTMKNDIHWSQPGEKKLTGGTNWQPKTAPSTTWNPATMNGMLFPQYAPSVMAFPATTPTGIMGYGMSPQMGSMAMMTQPTMMYTQPVMRPANPFGPVSGAQLSTASSPSSSSPLRAAGQDPFAQHSLKDFL
- the picalma gene encoding phosphatidylinositol binding clathrin assembly protein a isoform X3, with the protein product MSGQSITDRIAAAQHSVTGSAVSKTVCKATTHEVMGPKKKHLDYLIQCTNEMNVNIPQLADTLFERTTNTSWVVLFKTLITTHHIMVYGNERFVQYLASRNTLFNLSNFLDKSGLQGYDMSTFIRRYSRYLNEKAVSYRQVAFDFTKVKRGAVGVMRTMNTEKLLKTIPIIQNQMDALLDFNVNANELTNGVINAAFMLLFKDAIRLFAAYNEGIINLLEKYFDMKKVQCKEGLDIYKKFLTRMTRISEFLKVAEQVGIDRGDIPDLSQAPSSLLDALEQHLASLEGKKVKDSTAASRASTLSNAVSSLANTGISFTKVDEREKQAALEEEQSRLKALKEQRLKELTKKPSTSSTTAASPVSTATGTISTAPAIDLFSTPSSFTNNIPKVPNDLLDLQPAFQPTLPLSSGLPLTNSWGDSFCSLAAAYPNTPLFQSEPSAVAGLFGGFSAPPAAQPPSSTGLSVDFDSVFGNKSATGNADSAGGILKPTVASPNQGLTSSAQQQGKLVSDDLDSSLANLVGNLGIGNGTMKNDIHWSQPGEKKLTGGTNWQPKTAPSTTWNPATMNGMLFPQYAPSVMAFPATTPTGIMGYGMSPQMGSMAMMTQPTMMYTQPVMRPANPFGPVSGAQLSTASSPSSSSPLRAAGQDPFAQHSLKDFL
- the picalma gene encoding phosphatidylinositol binding clathrin assembly protein a isoform X4; the encoded protein is MSGQSITDRIAAAQHSVTGSAVSKTVCKATTHEVMGPKKKHLDYLIQCTNEMNVNIPQLADTLFERTTNTSWVVLFKTLITTHHIMVYGNERFVQYLASRNTLFNLSNFLDKSGLQGYDMSTFIRRYSRYLNEKAVSYRQVAFDFTKVKRGAVGVMRTMNTEKLLKTIPIIQNQMDALLDFNVNANELTNGVINAAFMLLFKDAIRLFAAYNEGIINLLEKYFDMKKVQCKEGLDIYKKFLTRMTRISEFLKVAEQVGIDRGDIPDLSQAPSSLLDALEQHLASLEGKKVKDSTAASRASTLSNAVSSLANTGISFTKVDEREKQAALEEEQSRLKALKRLKELTKKPSTSSTTAASPVSTATGTISTAPAIDLFSTPSSFTNNIPKVPNDLLDLQPAFQPTLPLSSGLPLTNSWGDSFCSLAAAYPNTPLFQSEPSAVAGLFGGFSAPPAAQPPSSTGLSVDFDSVFGNKSATGNADSAVASPNQGLTSSAQQQGKLVSDDLDSSLANLVGNLGIGNGTMKNDIHWSQPGEKKLTGGTNWQPKTAPSTTWNPATMAPSVMAFPATTPTGIMGYGMSPQMGSMAMMTQPTMMYTQPVMRPANPFGPVSGAQLSTASSPSSSSPLRAAGQDPFAQHSLKDFL
- the picalma gene encoding phosphatidylinositol binding clathrin assembly protein a isoform X6; amino-acid sequence: MSGQSITDRIAAAQHSVTGSAVSKTVCKATTHEVMGPKKKHLDYLIQCTNEMNVNIPQLADTLFERTTNTSWVVLFKTLITTHHIMVYGNERFVQYLASRNTLFNLSNFLDKSGLQGYDMSTFIRRYSRYLNEKAVSYRQVAFDFTKVKRGAVGVMRTMNTEKLLKTIPIIQNQMDALLDFNVNANELTNGVINAAFMLLFKDAIRLFAAYNEGIINLLEKYFDMKKVQCKEGLDIYKKFLTRMTRISEFLKVAEQVGIDRGDIPDLSQAPSSLLDALEQHLASLEGKKVKDSTAASRASTLSNAVSSLANTGISFTKVDEREKQAALEEEQSRLKALKEQRLKELTKKPSTSSTTAASPVSTATGTISTAPAIDLFSTPSSFTNNIPKVPNDLLDLQPAFQPTLPLSSGLPLTNSWGGFSAPPAAQPPSSTGLSVDFDSVFGNKSATGNADSAVASPNQGLTSSAQQQGKLVSDDLDSSLANLVGNLGIGNGTMKNDIHWSQPGEKKLTGGTNWQPKTAPSTTWNPATMAPSVMAFPATTPTGIMGYGMSPQMGSMAMMTQPTMMYTQPVMRPANPFGPVSGAQLSTASSPSSSSPLRAAGQDPFAQHSLKDFL